One segment of Natronosalvus halobius DNA contains the following:
- a CDS encoding DUF2103 domain-containing protein codes for MECRHCGSPLEKPGDFCLVCRTGNTDTVILEAARDRATLTMLDDETRLGETTITTAPEEGDLEVVEFRNFASLLGDELRRKRPEEVYATGDRNVIQAVREDTHYAFYRVQDDDPVAAVLERRGDRALDVVETAPADKLGGSHTTLIGGRAGMRAIQTVAGHPHVKKVIPGPIDAGGTGSQSGLRAKVTRADDGGNVRMLLRDGSSVQENRIVTTARDRELGEVVREDLNEALFEAGLREE; via the coding sequence ATGGAGTGTCGCCACTGCGGATCGCCCCTCGAGAAACCCGGCGACTTCTGTCTCGTCTGTCGCACCGGAAACACCGACACGGTGATCCTCGAGGCTGCCCGCGACCGGGCGACGCTGACGATGCTCGACGACGAGACGCGACTGGGGGAGACGACAATCACGACGGCACCCGAGGAAGGGGACCTCGAGGTCGTCGAGTTCAGAAATTTCGCGAGCCTGCTCGGGGACGAACTCCGTCGAAAGCGCCCCGAGGAGGTCTACGCCACGGGCGACCGTAACGTGATCCAGGCGGTTCGCGAGGATACCCACTACGCGTTCTACCGGGTCCAGGACGACGACCCCGTCGCGGCCGTCCTCGAGCGACGCGGCGACAGAGCGCTCGACGTGGTCGAGACGGCGCCGGCGGACAAACTGGGCGGGAGCCACACCACTCTCATCGGCGGGCGGGCGGGTATGCGAGCGATCCAGACCGTCGCGGGCCACCCCCACGTCAAGAAGGTGATCCCCGGGCCCATCGACGCCGGCGGCACCGGCTCGCAGTCGGGGCTCCGGGCGAAGGTCACGCGGGCCGACGACGGCGGCAACGTCCGCATGCTCCTGCGCGACGGCTCGAGCGTCCAGGAGAACCGGATCGTGACGACGGCCAGGGACCGCGAACTGGGGGAGGTCGTCCGCGAGGATCTGAACGAGGCGTTGTTCGAGGCGGGCTTGCGCGAGGAGTGA
- a CDS encoding 50S ribosomal protein L37ae, whose translation MAEKKRGKVGSAGRFGARYGRVARRRVSEIEHDMQSSKVDGDDVKRLGPGIWENEETGEVFTGGAYRPQTPAGETVRRSIRAALGEESDE comes from the coding sequence ATGGCCGAAAAGAAGCGAGGCAAGGTCGGGAGTGCCGGCCGATTCGGAGCGCGATACGGACGCGTCGCTCGACGACGCGTCTCGGAGATCGAACACGACATGCAGTCCTCGAAGGTCGATGGCGACGACGTCAAACGCCTCGGCCCCGGCATCTGGGAGAACGAGGAGACCGGCGAGGTCTTCACCGGCGGTGCCTACCGCCCCCAGACCCCGGCCGGCGAGACTGTCCGTCGCTCGATCCGGGCCGCACTCGGCGAGGAGTCCGACGAGTAG
- a CDS encoding DNA-directed RNA polymerase subunit P: MSYKCSRCKRDVQLDEYGGVRCPYCGHRVLLKERSRDVKTVGVN, encoded by the coding sequence ATGAGTTACAAGTGCTCCCGCTGCAAACGCGACGTACAGCTCGACGAGTACGGGGGCGTCCGCTGTCCCTACTGCGGTCACCGCGTGCTCCTGAAAGAGCGCAGCCGAGACGTCAAGACCGTCGGCGTCAACTAG
- a CDS encoding prefoldin subunit beta, with protein sequence MQGNLPPEAQEKIEQLQDLQETAQTVAVQKQEAESSLDDAQAALEELEDVDDDTTMYRQVGELFVQTEYDEAQDQLEEKTDTLEIRLETLEKQEERVQTQFESLQEELQNLLGGGGMGGPAGPGGPGAGGA encoded by the coding sequence ATGCAAGGCAATCTGCCGCCGGAGGCACAGGAGAAAATCGAACAGCTCCAGGACCTGCAGGAGACGGCACAGACCGTCGCCGTCCAGAAGCAGGAAGCCGAATCCTCGCTCGACGACGCGCAGGCCGCCCTCGAGGAACTCGAGGACGTCGACGACGATACCACGATGTACCGCCAGGTCGGCGAACTGTTCGTCCAGACCGAGTACGACGAGGCCCAGGACCAGCTCGAGGAGAAAACCGACACCCTCGAGATCCGCCTCGAGACCCTCGAGAAGCAAGAAGAGCGCGTCCAGACGCAGTTCGAGAGCCTCCAGGAGGAACTCCAGAACCTGCTGGGCGGTGGCGGCATGGGCGGGCCCGCCGGTCCAGGCGGCCCGGGTGCTGGCGGCGCGTAG
- a CDS encoding DUF3194 domain-containing protein, with amino-acid sequence MPASESEPEDEAVVQTAADAAEDVIFSAYKQSAVRDYDVTVVFEEGVLEVDVYLNVPDDVGERNPDAVADEAALAARSAVDDLFGE; translated from the coding sequence ATGCCGGCCAGCGAATCGGAACCCGAGGACGAGGCGGTCGTCCAGACCGCCGCTGACGCCGCCGAAGACGTCATATTCTCGGCGTACAAGCAGTCGGCCGTCCGCGACTACGACGTCACCGTCGTCTTCGAAGAAGGCGTCCTGGAGGTCGACGTCTACCTGAACGTGCCGGACGATGTCGGCGAGCGGAACCCGGATGCCGTTGCGGACGAGGCGGCCCTCGCCGCGCGGTCGGCGGTCGACGATCTGTTCGGCGAGTGA
- the hflX gene encoding GTPase HflX yields MSRPSTNTSTNRPPKSAVVLAREPMTPVETAEIESLARSAGYSVVDTITQPGHPDSGSYLGTGRLEDLAETVASSEASTVVVDDRLTPGQHHAIESMLPDETSVLDRYRLVLDIFEAGASSHRANLQVELAQLRYDLPRLVAASDEGMFNRFTESGTPVYDVRDRISRLERRLAELPDPAEQFRERRREEGFDLVTIAGYTNAGKSTLLHRLADELSFEPSESADIVDDEPTDGSNKHATASVADRLFETLETTTRRATIGGRPVLVTDTVGYVDELPHDLVASFSATLSEAAAADVVVLVVDASDGLQTVEERLQVSLDVLAEQGVDPDRVVTALNKIDRLEAGEREDRIALAKEAGLDPILVSVREGTNLDALRERIEVYLPTERLHLEMPAGDDAMALISRAYDRTAVQDVTYRDETVVLECTGRPAVLEQLRGAADRA; encoded by the coding sequence ATGTCACGACCGAGTACAAACACGTCCACGAACCGCCCGCCAAAATCCGCCGTCGTCCTTGCCCGCGAGCCGATGACGCCGGTCGAAACGGCCGAAATCGAATCGCTCGCCCGAAGTGCCGGCTATAGCGTCGTCGACACGATCACCCAACCCGGCCATCCCGATTCCGGATCGTACCTCGGGACGGGTCGGCTCGAGGACCTCGCCGAAACGGTCGCCTCGAGCGAGGCGTCAACGGTCGTCGTGGACGACCGGCTCACCCCGGGTCAACACCACGCGATCGAATCGATGCTTCCCGACGAGACGAGCGTCCTGGATCGCTACCGTCTCGTCCTGGACATCTTCGAGGCGGGGGCGAGTTCCCACCGGGCGAACCTCCAGGTCGAACTCGCTCAGCTACGGTATGACCTGCCCCGACTCGTCGCCGCGAGCGACGAGGGAATGTTCAACCGGTTTACCGAGAGCGGGACGCCAGTCTACGACGTCCGCGATCGGATCTCTCGGCTCGAGCGCCGACTCGCCGAACTCCCGGATCCTGCCGAGCAGTTTCGCGAGCGTCGCCGCGAGGAAGGCTTCGACCTCGTGACCATCGCCGGCTACACGAACGCCGGGAAGTCGACGCTGTTGCACCGGCTAGCGGACGAGCTATCGTTCGAGCCGTCCGAGTCTGCCGACATCGTCGATGACGAGCCCACCGACGGCTCGAACAAACACGCCACTGCCAGCGTCGCGGACCGCCTGTTCGAGACGCTCGAGACGACGACCCGCCGGGCCACGATCGGCGGCCGACCCGTGCTCGTCACGGACACCGTCGGCTACGTCGACGAGTTGCCACACGACCTCGTCGCGTCGTTCAGCGCGACCCTCTCGGAGGCGGCCGCGGCCGACGTCGTCGTCCTGGTGGTCGACGCGAGCGACGGCCTCCAGACCGTCGAGGAACGACTGCAGGTGTCCCTCGACGTCCTCGCCGAACAGGGCGTCGACCCCGACCGGGTCGTCACCGCACTGAACAAGATCGACCGCCTCGAGGCCGGTGAACGGGAGGATCGCATCGCCCTCGCCAAGGAAGCAGGCCTGGACCCGATCCTGGTCAGCGTTCGCGAAGGGACGAACCTCGATGCGCTTCGAGAACGCATCGAAGTCTACCTGCCGACGGAACGCCTCCATCTCGAAATGCCCGCGGGCGACGACGCGATGGCGCTGATCTCGCGAGCCTACGATCGGACGGCCGTCCAGGACGTCACGTATCGCGACGAAACGGTCGTCCTGGAGTGTACGGGCCGTCCGGCAGTCCTCGAGCAGCTTCGAGGGGCCGCTGATCGAGCGTAG
- a CDS encoding J domain-containing protein, translating into MESHYEVLGVSPEADTDEIRRAYRTLLKRHHPDQGGSRARFLRIKRAYETITGEQDATALNGVRVEYYDPATQDITPPVGPAVDGSFLTLSLVGLVDDVALGRLLEHPVEVGTRVTAAFFTAHNTDDRPLAWRGRSNTSFVGDDGFLYQGSNVLRPHAANVPSRWCGTDAEIPPNLALDAVVVTQTVPDGVSIEKVVYTQPGPDGGSTERYLFDIRPRLRETLDRVPYERDREYHRE; encoded by the coding sequence ATGGAGAGCCACTACGAGGTCCTCGGTGTGTCGCCGGAGGCGGACACCGACGAGATCCGGCGGGCCTACCGGACCCTCCTCAAACGGCACCATCCCGACCAGGGTGGCTCTCGCGCACGGTTTCTGCGAATCAAGCGCGCCTACGAGACGATTACGGGCGAGCAGGACGCGACCGCACTGAACGGCGTGCGCGTCGAGTACTACGATCCCGCGACCCAGGACATCACACCACCGGTCGGTCCAGCGGTCGACGGCTCGTTCTTGACGCTGTCGCTCGTTGGCCTCGTCGACGACGTCGCCCTCGGACGGCTCCTCGAGCACCCTGTCGAGGTCGGAACGAGGGTGACGGCCGCGTTTTTCACCGCACACAATACCGACGACCGGCCCCTCGCATGGCGCGGGCGCTCGAACACCAGTTTCGTCGGCGACGACGGATTCCTCTATCAGGGGTCGAACGTCCTTCGCCCGCACGCCGCGAACGTCCCCTCGCGCTGGTGCGGAACCGACGCTGAGATTCCGCCGAACCTGGCGCTCGACGCGGTCGTCGTCACCCAGACCGTCCCTGACGGTGTCTCCATCGAGAAGGTCGTCTACACCCAGCCAGGACCCGACGGCGGGAGTACGGAGCGATACCTGTTCGATATTCGCCCGCGGCTTCGCGAGACGCTCGACCGGGTGCCCTATGAGCGCGACCGGGAGTACCACCGAGAGTAG
- a CDS encoding HalOD1 output domain-containing protein: protein MGSGEDSMVSSFQTAPSLAVVEAVARAENVPVEKLAPPAYPPLHEAIDPQALDQLLAPTSPTRQQNEVTVQFQYCNRQVTVGSTGEITLESIMD, encoded by the coding sequence ATGGGGTCGGGGGAAGACAGCATGGTTTCGTCGTTTCAGACAGCGCCGAGCCTCGCCGTCGTCGAGGCGGTGGCTCGCGCAGAGAACGTACCGGTCGAGAAACTCGCTCCACCGGCCTACCCGCCGCTTCACGAGGCGATCGATCCGCAGGCGCTCGATCAGTTGCTCGCCCCGACGTCGCCAACCCGGCAGCAAAACGAGGTCACCGTGCAGTTTCAGTACTGTAACCGTCAGGTCACCGTCGGTAGCACTGGTGAGATAACCCTCGAGTCGATTATGGACTGA
- a CDS encoding DMT family transporter, with protein MIPDVRAGTDLEVAPVAALAFAVLAASTSAILIRWSAAPSSVAAFYRVLFTTAIVAPIAFGFHREEFGRLSRRDLLGATIAGVALAAHFASWFESLSYTSVAASVTLVQTQPLFVAAGAALVLDERVTRQTVAGIVVAIGGAAVMSFGDAGQAPVADATLYGNALALLGAVTVAGYVLAGRSIRQRVSLFPYVTVVYAACAVTLFVLVGVQGHDYVAYPPREWVLFLAMAVGPGILGHTISNWALKYLESVVVSVAWLGEPVGSTVLALALLGEIPDVATVLGGLVVLAGIGWTTVDRRRREARLGEEGQA; from the coding sequence GTGATTCCAGACGTCCGTGCCGGAACCGATCTCGAGGTTGCCCCGGTGGCGGCACTCGCGTTCGCCGTCCTCGCGGCAAGCACGAGCGCGATCCTGATCCGCTGGAGCGCCGCCCCGAGTTCGGTTGCAGCGTTTTACCGGGTGCTGTTCACGACGGCAATCGTCGCCCCGATCGCGTTCGGATTCCACCGCGAGGAGTTCGGTCGACTCTCGAGACGTGACCTCCTCGGCGCGACCATCGCAGGGGTCGCCCTCGCGGCCCACTTCGCGTCGTGGTTCGAGAGCCTGTCGTACACGAGCGTGGCCGCGAGCGTCACGCTCGTCCAGACCCAGCCACTGTTCGTCGCCGCGGGCGCCGCGCTCGTCCTGGACGAACGGGTGACGAGACAGACGGTCGCCGGCATCGTCGTCGCTATCGGCGGCGCGGCCGTCATGTCGTTCGGCGACGCCGGGCAGGCCCCGGTCGCGGATGCGACGCTCTACGGGAACGCGCTCGCCCTCCTCGGCGCGGTGACGGTCGCCGGCTACGTTCTCGCGGGACGGTCGATCCGCCAGCGTGTCTCGCTGTTTCCCTACGTCACCGTCGTCTACGCCGCCTGCGCGGTCACGCTCTTCGTCCTGGTCGGCGTCCAGGGCCACGACTACGTCGCCTATCCGCCGCGAGAGTGGGTGCTCTTTCTGGCGATGGCTGTCGGACCCGGTATCCTGGGCCACACGATCTCAAACTGGGCGCTGAAGTACCTCGAGTCGGTCGTTGTGAGCGTCGCCTGGCTCGGCGAACCAGTCGGGTCGACGGTGCTGGCGCTCGCTCTGCTCGGCGAAATTCCCGACGTCGCGACGGTACTCGGTGGACTCGTCGTTCTCGCCGGAATCGGCTGGACTACGGTCGACCGACGTCGCCGGGAGGCGAGACTCGGTGAGGAAGGACAGGCTTAA
- a CDS encoding SRPBCC family protein, with the protein MATYERSTRIDAPLEEIWDFHSRVSGLEAVTPPWLNLRVEAVIGPDGERDPDILEEDAEISLSIRPFGVGPRVHWTSIILERDARPGRAYFSDEMVHGPFPNWVHTHSFFADGEQTILRDKVEYALPGGGLGETVAPCSRVGFEGMFRDRHRRTKRALE; encoded by the coding sequence ATGGCAACCTACGAGCGATCGACCCGCATCGACGCACCCCTCGAGGAGATCTGGGACTTTCACTCGCGCGTGTCGGGACTCGAGGCCGTGACGCCGCCGTGGCTGAACCTGCGAGTCGAGGCGGTGATAGGACCCGACGGCGAACGAGATCCTGACATATTAGAGGAGGACGCCGAGATTTCGCTGTCGATCCGCCCGTTCGGTGTGGGTCCGCGCGTTCACTGGACGTCGATCATCCTCGAGCGAGATGCTCGTCCAGGACGAGCGTACTTCAGCGACGAGATGGTTCACGGGCCGTTCCCGAACTGGGTTCACACCCACTCGTTTTTCGCCGACGGTGAGCAGACGATCCTCCGCGACAAGGTCGAGTACGCCTTGCCGGGTGGCGGACTCGGCGAGACGGTAGCGCCGTGTTCGCGAGTCGGCTTCGAGGGGATGTTCCGGGATCGCCATCGGCGGACGAAGCGCGCCCTCGAGTGA
- the lrpA1 gene encoding HTH-type transcriptional regulator LrpA1: protein MSTRPTEDRILEVLEEDAQASYAEIASRAEVSKPTVRKYINQLEEDGVIVGYSADVDPKKLSSQTIALVGIDVASERYVEATRALKALEEVESLYTSSGDHMLMAEVRASDGDELGDVIATEILEVEGVTAAHPSFLQERLK, encoded by the coding sequence ATGAGCACCCGCCCGACGGAAGATCGTATTCTCGAGGTCCTCGAGGAGGACGCCCAGGCGTCCTACGCCGAGATTGCCTCGCGAGCCGAGGTCTCGAAACCGACCGTCAGAAAGTACATCAACCAGCTCGAGGAGGACGGCGTCATCGTCGGCTACTCCGCGGACGTCGACCCCAAGAAACTCTCGAGCCAGACCATCGCGCTGGTCGGCATCGACGTGGCCAGCGAACGCTACGTCGAGGCGACTCGGGCGCTCAAGGCCCTCGAGGAGGTCGAATCGCTGTACACCTCGAGCGGCGACCACATGTTGATGGCCGAAGTACGTGCGTCCGATGGCGACGAACTCGGGGATGTGATCGCGACAGAGATCCTCGAGGTCGAGGGCGTCACCGCCGCCCATCCATCGTTTTTGCAGGAGCGGCTGAAGTAA
- a CDS encoding Gfo/Idh/MocA family protein gives MSVDGVDTPVTTVSTYAPLRIGIVGLGYIGSYVGDQFNRHPDAEVVAVCDLDTDRLASVGNQFVVDDAHRYESYTAMLQDAPLDAVLVGTPHTLHYEQVVAALDRGLHVYCDKPLATDLEHARDLADRSEAGEEVLMVGYQRHLQTAFRTARERFVPESEDGTDPTWLTASITQGWIDDSAGTWRLDPDLSGGGFLYDTGSHVLDGVLWSTGLEPESVRASMDFHDDDQRIDRRAHLDVRFANGATGSFSFLGDAPAVREHIHVWDDEGAVYLEGKQWRSRRVFEIDTESGEYHPYIDPRDERSRADAFLESVLEGREPPATARDALAVTALTEAAYASARSGERIPVEI, from the coding sequence ATGTCGGTCGACGGTGTGGACACCCCTGTGACGACTGTTAGTACCTACGCACCCCTTCGCATCGGTATCGTCGGCCTGGGCTACATCGGGTCGTACGTCGGCGATCAATTCAACCGCCACCCCGACGCCGAGGTCGTCGCCGTCTGCGATCTGGACACCGACAGACTGGCGTCCGTCGGCAACCAGTTCGTCGTCGACGACGCTCACCGGTACGAGTCCTACACGGCCATGCTCCAGGACGCGCCGCTGGACGCCGTCCTGGTCGGGACACCCCATACGCTCCACTACGAACAGGTGGTTGCCGCCCTCGACCGCGGACTTCACGTCTACTGCGACAAACCTCTCGCGACGGATCTCGAGCACGCGCGCGACCTCGCCGACCGGAGCGAAGCGGGCGAGGAAGTGTTGATGGTCGGCTACCAGCGCCATCTCCAGACGGCGTTTCGGACGGCTCGAGAACGCTTCGTCCCCGAGAGCGAAGACGGAACCGACCCTACCTGGCTCACCGCCTCGATCACTCAGGGCTGGATCGACGACTCTGCGGGCACCTGGCGGCTCGACCCCGACCTCTCCGGCGGCGGCTTCCTCTACGATACCGGCAGCCACGTGCTCGACGGCGTCCTCTGGTCGACGGGCCTCGAGCCCGAATCCGTCCGGGCCAGCATGGATTTCCACGACGACGACCAGCGAATCGACCGACGGGCCCACCTCGACGTTCGGTTTGCCAACGGCGCCACCGGCTCGTTCTCGTTCCTCGGCGACGCCCCAGCGGTCCGTGAGCACATCCACGTCTGGGACGACGAGGGCGCCGTCTACCTCGAGGGCAAGCAGTGGCGATCCCGGCGTGTCTTCGAGATCGACACTGAAAGCGGGGAGTACCATCCCTACATCGACCCGCGTGACGAGCGCTCGCGCGCGGACGCGTTCCTCGAGAGCGTCCTGGAGGGGCGTGAACCGCCGGCGACCGCTCGGGACGCCCTCGCTGTGACGGCGTTGACCGAGGCCGCCTACGCCTCGGCGCGCAGCGGCGAGCGAATCCCGGTCGAAATCTAG
- a CDS encoding glutaredoxin family protein — protein MSITLYQLEGCPFCEKVADALDDAQVSYETVWTDAMHSGRDEVKRVSGQRGVPVLVDEDHGVTMAESDNILEYVNRTIV, from the coding sequence ATGTCGATTACGCTCTACCAACTCGAGGGCTGTCCGTTCTGTGAAAAGGTCGCCGACGCGCTCGACGACGCCCAGGTCAGCTACGAAACGGTGTGGACGGACGCGATGCACTCCGGACGCGACGAGGTCAAGCGCGTCTCCGGTCAGCGGGGCGTACCAGTGCTCGTCGACGAAGATCACGGGGTCACGATGGCCGAATCGGACAACATTCTCGAGTACGTCAATCGAACGATCGTCTGA
- a CDS encoding sugar phosphate nucleotidyltransferase — protein MKAVVLAGGYATRLWPITKHRPKMFLPIGDSTVIDRIFADLEADERIDEVFVSTNERFEEEFEDHLAASDFEKPRLSVEDTAAEDEKFGVVGALAQLIERENVDDDLVVIAGDNLISFDVANFVDYFEAQGTPTLAAYDVGSREKAKSYGLVELEGERVVDFQEKPDDPKSTLVSIACYAFPREDLSLLSTYLEEGNNPDEPGWFIQWLQNRQPTHAFTFEGAWFDIGTPDSYLDAVAWFLDGDNYVAESALLEETTLGKNVHVMDDAVLENTTLDHAVIFPQAEIRHADIRRSIIDEQTRLENMDLAGALIGAHTTITNGAPE, from the coding sequence ATGAAGGCCGTCGTTCTCGCCGGAGGATACGCGACACGACTGTGGCCGATCACCAAACATCGACCGAAGATGTTTCTCCCGATCGGCGACTCGACCGTTATCGACCGGATCTTCGCGGACCTCGAGGCCGACGAGCGGATCGACGAGGTGTTCGTCAGCACGAACGAGCGCTTCGAAGAGGAGTTCGAGGATCACCTCGCGGCGTCGGACTTCGAGAAACCGCGCTTATCCGTCGAGGACACCGCTGCAGAGGACGAGAAGTTCGGCGTCGTCGGCGCGCTCGCCCAGCTCATCGAGCGTGAGAACGTCGACGACGATCTGGTGGTCATCGCTGGGGATAACCTCATCAGTTTCGACGTCGCCAACTTCGTCGACTACTTCGAAGCGCAGGGGACGCCGACGCTCGCGGCCTACGATGTCGGTTCGCGCGAGAAGGCGAAGTCCTACGGCCTCGTGGAACTCGAGGGCGAGCGCGTCGTCGACTTCCAGGAAAAGCCCGACGATCCGAAGAGCACGCTGGTTTCGATCGCCTGTTACGCCTTTCCCCGCGAGGACCTCTCCTTGCTCTCGACGTACCTCGAGGAGGGAAACAACCCAGACGAGCCCGGCTGGTTCATCCAGTGGCTGCAGAACCGCCAGCCGACCCACGCGTTTACGTTCGAGGGTGCCTGGTTCGATATCGGCACCCCCGACAGTTACCTCGACGCCGTCGCCTGGTTCCTCGACGGTGACAACTACGTCGCGGAGTCGGCGCTCCTGGAGGAGACGACCCTCGGCAAGAACGTCCACGTGATGGACGACGCGGTCCTCGAGAATACCACGCTCGATCACGCGGTCATCTTCCCACAGGCGGAAATTCGCCACGCCGATATCCGTCGCTCGATTATCGACGAGCAGACGCGCCTCGAGAACATGGATCTCGCGGGAGCGCTCATCGGGGCGCATACGACGATCACGAACGGTGCACCGGAGTAG
- a CDS encoding nucleoside triphosphate pyrophosphohydrolase, translating into MPRIYDKLVRDDIPSLVEANGDRPITHVAEDEEYDRRLLAKLEEECTEYREDRSLDELADILEVIRACCVQEGWSVEELEERRREKAAERGGFETGVVLEAVVERQSTPDEN; encoded by the coding sequence ATGCCGCGCATCTACGACAAACTGGTCCGCGACGACATTCCGTCGCTCGTCGAGGCCAACGGCGACCGACCGATCACCCACGTCGCTGAAGACGAGGAGTACGACCGCCGGTTGCTCGCGAAACTCGAGGAGGAGTGCACCGAATATCGCGAGGACCGAAGTCTGGACGAACTCGCCGACATCCTCGAAGTGATTCGGGCGTGCTGTGTCCAGGAAGGCTGGTCGGTCGAGGAACTCGAGGAACGTCGTCGGGAGAAGGCGGCAGAACGTGGCGGATTCGAAACGGGAGTCGTGCTCGAGGCGGTCGTCGAAAGGCAGTCGACGCCCGACGAGAACTAA
- a CDS encoding transcriptional regulator encodes MREADETTRQRLADALRDEPATPSALATRLDLTTGAVLRHAEHVARSTDSTDEQFLVAPPACRDCGFDAFDDLLNLPSRCPECKNEAIDEPTFTIE; translated from the coding sequence ATGCGAGAAGCCGACGAAACGACGCGTCAACGCCTCGCCGACGCGCTCCGGGACGAACCGGCGACCCCGAGCGCGCTCGCGACCCGACTCGACCTGACGACGGGAGCCGTACTCCGCCACGCCGAACACGTGGCCCGCTCGACCGACAGCACCGACGAGCAATTTCTCGTCGCGCCGCCAGCCTGTCGAGACTGCGGCTTCGACGCGTTCGACGACCTGTTGAACCTCCCCTCTCGGTGCCCCGAGTGCAAGAACGAAGCCATCGACGAACCGACGTTCACCATCGAATAG
- a CDS encoding DUF7344 domain-containing protein produces the protein MTQPPEPEPDTHEACSELAFDLLEWLGDQPESAAAVDETLRAVAAERRRLLLSVLEEHGQELTLPDAAEEVAQCETGKPITELSAERVANVYISLYHDHLPRLVDAGLLEYDQERDLVAPAAF, from the coding sequence ATGACCCAGCCTCCCGAACCCGAGCCCGATACGCACGAGGCCTGTTCGGAGCTGGCGTTCGACCTCCTCGAGTGGCTCGGCGATCAGCCGGAGTCGGCAGCGGCGGTCGACGAAACGCTCCGGGCGGTAGCCGCCGAACGCCGGCGGCTGTTGCTCTCCGTGCTCGAGGAGCACGGACAGGAGTTGACGTTGCCCGACGCCGCCGAGGAGGTCGCCCAGTGTGAAACCGGGAAGCCGATCACCGAACTATCGGCCGAGCGCGTCGCGAACGTCTACATCTCGCTGTATCACGATCACCTGCCGCGACTGGTCGACGCCGGATTGCTCGAGTACGACCAGGAACGGGACCTGGTCGCGCCCGCCGCGTTTTGA
- a CDS encoding aminotransferase class IV: MTEGEPASERLYHLNGELVPASEATVSVDDRGFRYGDGAFETLRAYGGSIFEWEAHADRLERTCESIGLEHGLSRQELADRVEATLAANDLSEAYVRLSITRGVQPGTLTPQPEVDPTVVVYVKPLPRGGLEGVSVWDGPATLQTVNVRRIPDAALPAGAKTHNYLNGILARQELHGADEALVRDLEGDVAEGATSNVFFVDDGGLHTPTTEGAVLPGITRRVVLELAADAGIPIDEGRFRPEDVRRADEVFLTNTTWEVRPVDRVDGITLGDGDEREWPVTSLLARLFDERVERDHYG; the protein is encoded by the coding sequence ATGACTGAGGGCGAACCCGCGAGCGAGCGCCTGTACCACCTGAACGGCGAACTCGTTCCCGCGTCCGAGGCGACCGTCAGTGTCGACGACCGGGGCTTTCGCTACGGCGACGGCGCGTTCGAGACCCTGCGAGCCTACGGCGGTTCGATCTTCGAGTGGGAGGCCCACGCAGACCGGCTCGAACGAACCTGCGAGTCTATCGGGCTCGAGCACGGCCTCTCGCGCCAAGAATTGGCCGACAGAGTCGAGGCGACCCTGGCTGCCAACGACCTCTCGGAGGCCTACGTCCGGCTGTCGATCACCCGCGGCGTCCAGCCCGGAACGCTCACACCCCAACCCGAGGTCGACCCGACGGTCGTGGTGTACGTCAAACCGCTCCCCAGGGGCGGCCTCGAGGGCGTGTCGGTGTGGGACGGTCCGGCGACGCTTCAGACGGTCAACGTGCGCCGAATCCCGGACGCCGCGCTGCCCGCAGGCGCGAAAACGCACAACTACCTGAACGGCATCCTCGCGAGGCAGGAACTCCACGGCGCCGACGAGGCGCTCGTTCGCGACCTCGAGGGGGACGTCGCCGAAGGGGCGACGAGCAACGTCTTCTTCGTCGACGACGGCGGGCTACACACGCCGACGACGGAGGGGGCAGTCCTCCCCGGCATCACTCGCCGGGTCGTCCTCGAACTCGCGGCCGATGCCGGGATTCCGATCGACGAGGGCCGATTCCGGCCGGAAGACGTTCGCCGGGCCGACGAGGTCTTTCTGACGAACACGACGTGGGAGGTGCGTCCGGTCGACCGGGTCGACGGGATCACCCTCGGTGACGGCGACGAGCGTGAATGGCCGGTGACGTCACTTTTAGCCAGACTATTCGACGAGCGAGTCGAGCGAGACCACTACGGGTGA